A region of the Leptospira ellinghausenii genome:
CATTCCCCACAATTCCATGTTCATTTGGCCATTTACCAGTTAGGTAGGTGCTTTGTACGCTTGTAGTGACACCAGGTAACATTGGTTCAATGAGAGTATGGTTATTTAATTTGAGATATTGTTTTAAAAAGGGAGTGTGTTCCGAAATTACACTTTTCGAAAGCCCCACTATATTGATGACTACTGTTTTTTGCAATTTTGATTTTGTTTGTTTCATTTTGGATCGTTTATCTTATCGCTCATCATTGTTTGTAACCAATCAAGTTCTCTTACGATGGATGCTTCTAAAGAAATTTGTAAGGGTGTGGGAAGGACATTCCAAGTGTATGTTTCAATTTCCAATACATTTGTAAAGGGCGATTGTTTCTGAATTTTCAAGACTGTAACCAATTCTTCTTGTGTAGACAAAAACTCACCATACGAATCTAAAAATATCGGAACATGAAAATGGATTCTCCATTCTTCGCCCATCTCAGCACCATTAAGGATTGCTTCCCCTAAGTCTTTATACGAGAGTATCGCTCCATTTCGTTTCACTGACACAACTTGGTGTAAGTATTTTTTTTCATCAAAAGGTTTTAATAAATTGAGTTTTTCTTCGATCGATCCAGAAAATTCCACCTTTAAAGCGGAACTCACTTGGATCCTTCCCACTTTAATTCCAGTCCGTTTTAACTCTGAAAACAATACATCATTCATCTCGTGTGTGACTGCTAGGTGGCACACATCCAAACAAAATCGAATGTGTTCTTTGGTATTTTGAATGGCAATTGTTTGATCAAATCCAAACTCTTTTTTTAAAATTGGTAGTGCCATAGGCAAAAGTTCATTTTCATACCAATGGACCAAATTTGCAAAAGTTCCGAGGAAACCATCCGGCTCTGGTTCAATGTCTAAGTGTAGGATTCGTGATTCCTTTTTTTTAATTCGGATCAAGTCGACTAGTGTTTGAATGATGAAATGATTACACTTATTTTTCCTTTTTAAAAAATCCGTTTCATTGGACTCAAAATAGAGATACGAAAGCGGAGGGGTGGAAACACCTCCTTCTTCTCCTAGAGGCAACATTTCATTTAATAGTAAAAACAATCGTTTTGTATATTCATACCTTTCGTTCGTTGACCAATCGGGATGATAAACACCTTCTTTCACTACTTCAGAATGGAATCCTCCATACGGAAATCCATTGATTGAAATCACATACATCGATTCCTGTTTGAGCCATTTTTTCCATTCTAAAAGAATTTCTTTTTGAGAAAGGTTTAGCGAAGCTTCATTGGATAAACGTAGACCAATTCCAAAAGGTTCATTCGGTGAAATTTGTGTTTTGATTTTAGGAAGATAATTTTTTAATTCCTGAAAATGGTCTTCCCATGATTCTCCAACATGGATATTGGAACAATAGGTTATGTGTCCATATTTTGTTTTCAACGGAAATTGACCAAAGTATCAAAAGCAGACATTAAAATTGATATATCCATGGAATACACTTCTTTCGGTTTCCCTATTTCATCTAACATTAACAATGTGAGTTTACCACCTAGATGTTCTCTAAACTCTTCTAAGGCAATTTCTAAATTTTCTTTTCCTTTCTCTAATAAAATCGGGAAATTCAAGGTAAACCCGAGTCCCAATAACAAACGTAAAATCCGTAAATATTCGGATTCTTTTAAATCACCACACAAAAAGGAATAGATCGAATCGAGTGCAATTCCCACCGCCACTGCTTCTCCATGTCGAATGGAAAAATTGGAAAGGTATTCTAATTTATGTGCAAACCAATGCCCAAAATCCAAAGGCCTTGAAGAACCAAATTCGAAAGGATCCCCACTACGGATGTGTTCCATGTGAAGCCTCGCACAGTCGAAGACTAACTGTTCCATCACATCAATGTTTCGGTTCACGAGTGAATTCACATTCAATTCTATCCAACGAAAAAAAGATTCCTCTTTAATCAAAGATACCTTTACAGCTTCTGCTATCCCAGAACGCCAATCTCTATCATCCAGAGAAATAAGAAACGATGAGTCATTAAACACAGCAATGGGTGGTGCAAAAGTACCTAAGAAGTTTTTTTTCCCAAAGTAATTGATGCTATTTTTAACTCCGACTCCCGAATCATTTTGAGAAAGGACAGTTGTTGGAACTCTTAACAAACGAATGCCACGATGAGATACTGCAGTTGCAAATCCTACCATATCAAGAAAGGCACCACCCCCAATCGCCATCACATAGGAGTGCCTATCTATCCCATACTCACTGATGCCAGAGGAAACCAATTCCCAAAATTCATTTTTGTTTTTGGAATTTTCTCCGCCAGGGATTGTCAAAATATTTTTTACCAATTGAACAGATGTTACATTTGATTCAAAATAGGATTGTATGGACTCTCGAAAGTGTTTCTGATGCAACAGAATTCCATCATCTACAACAACCAAAACTTTCTTTTTGGATCCTTTTTGTTCTTGTAAACCAAAGAAATTTCGTAGAACCAAATTTTCTAAAGCAAACAAATGTTTTGTGAAAAATACTTCATATCGATATGATACTTGAAACTCAGATTGAAGCCTTTTAAATCGATTTTCCATTTTTTCTGTTACGTGACTGCAAAATACTTTGCGATTAAAAATGACAAAGGTAACAAAAAAAGAATGAGAATTGCAATTGGTATCACCCCAGAAGCGGCAGCAAAACTGGCGTTCAAAAGAATTAATGTTAATACGCCCGTTTTTACTGACTTCCCGATCAAAGTAGGTGAAGGATTTTGGATGGCTCGCCAAAGTGTTGGGAATAAAATCAAAGAATGTAGTGTGATAAAAGGAAATGTATAAAGAAAGTAGTGATTGTAAATGGAATAGATAATTTGTGAACAAAAAACACCCAGATACAAAAATCCCGCGATAAAAAATCGAATCTTACCACCACCAAAAACTTCATTTTGGCTAATGGTTGTAATTGCAGCTATATAAAAAATCGGCAAAACCGATAAACTAACAAACGTCAATGGAATTGATTTTAGGATTGTCATTCCTAATACCAAATTAAGGCCTCTGCATAATCCCATTACGAAGGGACCCAAAACCAAATGGTGTTTCGCAAATCGATTGTAAGTAATGACAAATACCACAATCGAAATTGAAATGATAAAACTAATTTCACTGTATAGGAAAGAGAAAAGAAGTCCCATACCAAATAAGAAAATTCCCATATACAATGCATGTTTGGAAGGTACTTTTCCTGATGGGATGGGTCTTTCTGGTCTTTCGATTGAATCGATATTCCGATCAAAATAATCATTAAGTACTACACCACCAGCATACAAACAGATACTAGCGAGTATTAATAAACTCCCTCCTTTTACCCAAGGGAAGGAAACGATGGCCATACCCGCTAAAATATCAGCAACGGCAGTGACAAGATTTGCTGGTCTTAATAAAATGAGATAACTTTTAAAATTCATTTAATCGATGTAGAGAGAGTTTTGATTCCATTTGGGAAGTTGCCCCCCTCGCAAAACAGAATTGCCATGGAATTTTTCATTCGGATCCGAAGGGGTACTCGATTCAAAATCGGATACTTGGATTTGACCACTTTTGGCAAATGCTTCTATTGCATTTTCATACGTCACCTTACGAATGACATCATGTGGTATCCCACGATTTACCATAAGTGCAGCAGTTTTTGGAATGGCAAGTGGATCCGATATGCCCCAATCAGCACTTGAATTGATCATAATTCTTTCAGCACCATATTGTTCTACAATGGATACCATTCTCTTGTTTCCCATTTTAGTAAATGGATAGATTGTGAAGGCAGCATAAAATCCTTGGTCTAACACCGACTTAACGGTCTCTTCATTATTATGATCCACAATGACCCAAGAAGGATCTAATCCATGTTCAATGGCGATCGACATGCTCCTTTCAGTTCCTCTTTTTTTATCTCGATGAGGGGTATGGATTTGCACCGGTAATTTGGCTTCTTTTGCTAATTCCAATTGTAAACGATAGTATTTTTCTTCTAATTCCGTTTGGTCATCAAATCCGATTTCACCAACCCCAACCACACCTTCTTTATAAATATAAAGTGGTAAAATCTCCATGACTTCTTCCGCCAATCGTTCGTTATTTGCTTCTCTCGAATTTAGACCAATGGTACAATAATGTTTGATTCCAAATTGAGAAGAGCGAAACCGTTCCCAACCAACTAAACTACTGTAATAGTCTTTAAAACTCGAGAGCCCTGTGCGAGGCTGACCTACCCAAAATGCTGGTTCAATGACAGCAACGATCCCTGCTTGTGCCATATTTTGGTAATCATCAGTTGTCCGAGAAACCATATGAATATGAGGGTCAAAAAATTTGAATCCTTTGATTTTATCTTTATAGTCATTCCATTGCAAATCCATATGCGTTGGTGTATCTTTTGTTTTGTTTTGATTCTCAAAGTGGGAAGGATTCGTTGTTAGATCTGATTTTTTTTCACACATAAAAAATTAATGATTGTTTCCTAATTTAGACCAATCCCATTTCCCATTTTTAATTTCTTCGAGGAATTTTGGATGTTTTGTTCCTAATAATTGGTATGAGTTCAATTCTGATTGTGAACAAATTAAACTAGCTGCCAGCACATCCTCTTCTCTTCTTGATTTGAATAAGGTTTCGACAAGGTAGAGTTCTCCTTCTGAAAGATAAGGAACCAGTAATTGCCAAACATTGGCAGGCACTTCTCTTCCTGCTGACCACCTTTCTTTCACAAAACTGATTAAACTGATTGATAGATTTTGGTTTTTTCTTTCTGACAATCCATAAATCATTTGGATTGGTTTTTCATTGAAGATCGTTTTTAAAACCAATTGGTTCCAAGCTAACTCTGGAAACTCTTGGTACGGGAAAGGGTTATGTAAAGCAATTGCATCAAAAACAAATCCCATATTCGATCGAACTGCATCCGTTGCTCTCGGTAACCAAACTTGTGGGTATGGGAGAATCGGTAAGGAAGAAAACAAGGCAACCAATTCATTTAATTCCGCAGTATCAAATAAGGTCTCAATTTTTTCGATCAATTCGTCTTTTGAAAGTGTTACTAGAAAACCGAGGAACCAAACACGGCTTAAACGAACTAAATTCCAATGATTCACTTGAAATCCAGGGAGATTTGGAATCAAGTTTTGATCTTCTACATCTTCTTGGATGATGGTTTTCGAGAGAAACCTTGGTGCTTTAACAAAGGCAGTCATCAGTGCATTCGGATTGTCTTTCGGAATCGAGTCCAACCACTTTATTTCTGATTCGGTAGTATGTTTTTTCAGCAATGGATAAAAATAGGAAGAATAAGAAGTTGGCATAAAATACAACTAAGAGAATGATTTTTGGGAACAAAAGTGGAGTAAACCAAATATTAGTGGTTTTACGAAGCTTTCCCCCCTCTGCCTAATTTTCAATCATTAGTATGTCTCTTAGCAAAACTAAAAAAATAGTATCCAAAATCTTCAATAAACTGTACAAATTCCAACTTTAAAATAAGGTGTCCTACGCATCTATAAATTTATGGATAGGAAACAGGTTAGGTCTCATATTCACTGGCAAAAATCACGGGAGTACCAAATGTACAGGCAATTTTATAAACTCATCATCGGACTATTTATCAGCACAACTCTCTTTTTTGGTACAGGAGAGATAGAAGCTCAGTTCATTACACCTGTTAAAAAAGAAACACCAGAACCACAGAATCCGCCACCCGCTCCGCCACAGGTATCACCTCCTCAGGAACCAACAAAAGAAACTCCAGCTGTTCCAGAAGAACCAGCCGAGTATGTAAGTCCCATGAAAGGGAATCTATCGGGGGAATATTTCCGAAGTTTTCAGATCACGAATAAACAAAAAAAAGCCATCCAAGAAAACAAAAGTTTATGGTTTGCCGATCGTTTCCGTGTGGGATTTGGTTTACGCCCCAAGGCAGATTCCTTGACCAATACCGATTTCGATCGTTCGACGGCGGATAACAGAAACACGGTGACAAACCAAACACAATTTTATTTGGTTGGAGACGTATCACCTAATATCACATTTAAACTCACTTTCCAAGATGTAAGGTTATGGGGAGGTGAAATCACAAATGGGACAGCTGAACAAAGACTTGGTGTGATTTCAAATGGTGGAACAACAATTGATACAACTAGGCAGAGAGAAGTTACTTTAAACAATTATACTGGATTTAGAGAAGCCTTTTTAGACCTAAAAACAACAAACCAAATGTTTCGTGTGAGAACCGGACGTCAAATTTTAGACTTCGGTGATGGTAGAATCCTTGGTGCACGGAATGACAGTTTAAATGGAAACTCTTTTGATGCTGTAAGAACAACTCTTACCATTCAAAAACAAACATTAGATGTGTTTGGAGCCATAGTCAGTTCCGAAAACAATGCAAACAGTATGGTTTCCAATAATTCGACTAGGTTAAATGGTCCAGGGAATGCATCCTATTATGGCGTACATTATGGTGTCAAACCTTGGGAATGGTTGGGTATAGAAGTATATAACTTTACATTATACAAACAAAGGTTAAAGGCAACCAATACAACTCCGTATGGATCTGAAATTTATTACCGCGATCCTGACCAATTGAATACAACAGGATTCCGATTAACGAATCGTACAAAAAGTAATTCATTACCAAAAGAAACTGGGATTGATTGGATGGTGGAAGCGGCTTGGCAAACAGGTTTTAACGGAGAAAGAGTATCACCCGATTGGATCAATCAAAACGGTGCTTTAAAAACCAATAAAACAACAGGTGCCCTTCCTCCTTTTTCTGATCCAGTTCGTTATAAGGCAAATATCGTAGCAGTTCAGTTAGGTTACACTCCTGTAAAAGAATTTAGAATTGGGATTCAGTATGTGCAAGCTTCTGGTGATCCAAATCGTAACGATGGAAGTGTTGCCACATACAACCCTTTATTTGCCACAAGAAGGATGGCGGGGGGAGCCATTCCTTTTGCAGGAAATGGAAATTCGGGTTTAGTGTTTTGGCAAAATATAAAAGATTATTCCATTCACATCAAATACGAATCACCAAAATGGGGAACGTTTATCATCAACCCTCACTGGTATTACAAAACAAAATTACAAGATGGTTATTATGAAAACAATAACTATGTGGCAGGAAGTAAGGCAACGGGTGAAACCGCATCTACGGAAGATTTTTATAACACAGAAGCTTACAATCCGAATCGACCAAAACTGGGAAAACACGTTGCTACAGAAATCAATCTGATTTATATCATTACACCATTTGAAAACGTATCCTTTTGGTTTGGAGCAAGTTCACTTTATGCTGGAGATGCGATTCGAAACCAAAAAAACAATCCTTACCAGGCTGACCCTTACCATAGGTATGATTTCAAACCAAATGCAAGTTTTTTCACCTTTCAAACTGTATTTGCTATTTAAGTAATTAAGATTTGGGATCTGGATTGAATCCATCCAAGATTAAGTCCAACCCAAATTCAAAATTATGTTTTCCATTGTATTTCTTAGTTGCCACAGCTTTTGTTAGTTGGTAAAAGTATGGCAACTGATCTTTTGAGATCATTGGTAAGTATTCACTCGCTTTTTCCGAATACTCTTCTATTTTAAATGGAAAATTCAATTCCTGTAGTGTAAATCCATAAATATGGGCATCAATGGCAATGATCATTTGGTCTGCTTGTTTATAGGAAAATCCTGCCTCCACCAAACAACCTAAAGTATCATTAAAATATTGGAGTAAATTTTCTCCTACATTAACTCTTGATACAAGTAACATTGTCAACCATGGATGTAAAAGGAGGATTTTTCGCACAGAATTTGCACGTTTTTTCATTTCCCTTCGCCAATTGCCACCTACTTTTGGAAAGGCGAAATGTTTTACACAATTCTCAACCATCCCGTCCAACAACTCATCCTTGTTTTGAATATGATTGTACAAAGACATGGCTTCAACACCTAACAGAGTTGCTAAATTTCTCATGGATAAGGAATTGATCCCTTTTTTGTCAGCAAATGAGATTGATGTCTCAATCAAAAGTTCTTTCGAAAGTGACTTCTTCGGTTTTTGAATCTTTTTTTGGAAAGCCAAACCACTGATCTCCCTTTTTCATTTCAGTTTAGATAACAAATTTTAATCTACCTTTATCATAAAATCCACTACTTATTAAAATTTTCATTGATTCATTGGGAATATATTTTCTTGACAGACTTACACTGTAAGTTATTTTTATCGGAAGGAGTTTTCCCATTGAGAGTCATCACAAATAGAAAATATGGACCACCAGAAGTATTAAAACTAGAAGAATGGGAAATCCCAATACCAAAAGAAAATCAAGTTTTAATCCGGATTGTGAATACTTCAGTCAATTCTGCTGACTGGAGACTCCGAAAACCAGACCCAAAACTAGTGCGTTTGTTTTTCGGAATCTTCAAACCTAGATCTGTCGTATTAGGCATTAGTTATTCCGGAATCGTTGAAGCTGTCGGCAAAAAGGTTACAAAATTTCAGATTGGAGATAAAGTCCTTGGTTCACCAGGAATGAATATGGGAACGTATGCTGAATATATTTGTGTATCTGAAAAATCCACGATCACAAAATTTAATTCAGGAATCAGTTTTGCAGAAGGAGCATCTCTTTCTTTTGGTGGTCTCACTGCTATTGATTTCCTTCAAAAATGTAATGTACATACCAAACAAACAATCCTTATTTACGGTGCATCAAGTGCTGTGGGAACATCTGCAATTCAAATTGCAAAACATTTTGGGGCAATTGTAACTACTGTTTGCAGTAAAGAAAATATACCACTCGTAAAATCTTTAGGGGCGGACGAATCCATTGATTATGATCAATTTTTTTCACTACCTGATACTAACAAATATGATATTGTATTTGAATGTGTTGGTAAAACAACGATTGATAAAAATTTAAAACATTTAAAGGAAGGTGGTAATTTAGTTTTAGTAGGAGCTACGTTTCGTCAAATGTGGGATGCATTTTGTCTCTCCCTTTTCAAAAGAAAAAAAATTCACTTTGGACCTATAAAAGAAACATTAGAAAATTTAAATTTCCTTGTTTCCCTTGCCAATCTTGGCAAATACAAAACCTACATTGATCGGCATTATCCTTTAGAAGAAATGGTAGTGGCTCACCACTATGTAGAAGCAGGTCATAAAAAGGGGAATGTTGTGATTGATGTTACAAAAGGCTGAACTTGAAATTTGTAATCCCACCTAATTCAATTTAGGTAGGATTACAGCTAAATCAATTGATCTTTGCTTGTGTTTGGTTTACCTGTTTTTTATTTCCACCGAATGTCAAATCGGTATAAACTCGATCGGATTTACATACCTTTACATTTGCTGCAGTAGAACAAGAAGCAGTTCCTGAGATTTTGCATCCTTTGTCTTCACAAGCTTTGCGGTCTTTTCCACGGCATTGTTGGCAACCATTTGTGCTTCCATTCCCGCACAAAAAACAATCCTCAGCGAAGATTGCCGTTGATGAAAACAATACCATCAAGGCAAAACTAAACGTGACCAATGTTCTCATATATTCTCCTACTTATCCACCGTATGGTAGAGAAGAAGGGAAATTTTAAGCATTCGAAATATTTTGACAATCCAAATTTTTATTTTGGTACTGTTGGAATCACATAAAATAAAATCGCAAAAAAATGGCAAATGCTCCCGGAAAGAACGAAGAGATGCCAAATCGCGTGATTCATTGGCAGACGGTCCCATAGATAAAAAATCACACCAAACGTATAACTAAGTCCACCGGCGACTAACCAAGACATTCCTCCTACTCCTATGGCAGTTCGGATATCTTTCATCACGAAGATGGCAAGCCAACCCATTATGATATAAACAGCCACACGAAGGCCACTATACTTACCAGGGAATAACAATAATAAAATAACCCCAATGAGTGCAAGGATCCAAATCACACCAAATAATACCCATCCCCATTCAGAATTTTCACGTAAACTAACAAGGGTAAATGGAGTATAAGTGCCTGCGATTAACAAATAAATGGATGCGTGATCGATCACTTTAAATACTTTTTTTGTAGCTGTATGGTATATACCGTGATAAAGAGTAGAAGCTAAGTATAAAATGATCAGTGTTGCTCCATAAATAGCAGAACTTACAACATGCCAAATATCTCCATACAAGACCGCCATGGTTAATAACAAAGAAAGACCAGCAATGCTTAAGCCCCCTCCAATTCCATGAGTCACTGCATTTGCGATTTCATGGCCGATGGAATATTCATGAACCGAATCAATCAGTTCTTTCATGGAATGCAGGTTTTCCTCACTTGCAGATTTAGTTTCAGAAATGGGCGGAGGATTGGTTCTATTTTTTTTCGAATTCACATTCGAAATGGAAATAGTTTTTTGATTCGAAAGTTTTTTGGATGTAGATTTTTGTTTTTTAGGAGAAGGTTTCTGTTTTGCTTTCGCTTTTTTGGCTTTCATTCGTTTTGACTGCTTGTATCACACTCTTATTTTATAAGAAGGTCAATCGAAAGAATGGTTTCAAAAAAATGATGGAATGGGAACTAATTGGTTTTCTTTTGCAAATGCGAATCTTTCCGAATTTCAAAACTGTAGAACAAATGGTATTTACTATTCGTTCCAATGGAGAACCGTTTCACTCATTGTTTCCCAATTGGAAAATACAATAGGAAACAAAAAACGATCCTCCACTTAAAAGGTTTAAATCACTCTGAATCTTTGGTTTGGTCTTTTTCTTTCCCTTGTTTTTTCTTTTCTTTGGCTTTATCCTTCATTTTCTCTTTTTGGTCCATACGTTTCTCTTTTAATTCTTCTAGAGAAACTGAACCGTCACCATCTTTGTCCAATTCTTGGAAAAAACCATCATGGAATTTTTGCCATTCTTCTTTTGACACTTTTTTATCATCATTGGTGTCCATCTTTTTAAAATGTTCGCCAGCCATAAGATGTTTCCCTTTGCCATCATGGTCATGGGCAAATACGGAACCTGTCAGAAGGAAAGTGAAACAAACAAATAAGCTTAGAATTTTTTTCATAGAAAAACCTCTGCCGAATTGTTAAGCCATTTCTGGAACAAGTCAACACCTTCATGAATATTTTATGATATTTCATTTTTTAAAATGATTCTATTTTTGTGATTTCCTAACGACATTCGTTTGTTTATGCTTTTTAAAAAACGCTATGGCACAAGGTTCCCTTTCGACGGAGAAACTTATTTTGATGCAAATACGTTACATGATGTAAGGTCTGTTAGCAAATCCGTAGTTTCTTTGCTTTTTGGCATTGCGATCGATAAAAAAATAATCGATGAAGTGGATGTTCCAGTGCTTTTGTATGATATGGATACCAATGGTGGCTTGGAGAAACCATTTTGGCAGAGAAAAAAATTCCTTGGTCAGTTGCACTTGGGAATGGCGGGCAACTCATTTTCGCCTTCCCTAGTTTCGATATGGTCATTGTTACAACCGCAGGTGGTTATGGAGATCCGACCACCATCCAAAGGATATTGGAGACTATCGAAAAGATTTTAACCACCGTTAAGTGAATTGATTCAATCGATTGGATCAATCAAAGTATTGGATTCGGTACAGGCAAGACTGGGCCGTAGCTGCACTATCAATTACATAAGCACGGCAATCTTTTTGCCAAATTTCTTTGGTATCTAATTCCTTTATTTTTGAAATTGATTTTTCATATAACAAACTACAAAGGTATCTTGCCATTTGAATCATCAAGTTTTCTGCAACTGTTTCCTTTTTTACTTCTTCTTGGATGTTTCGCATCACTCGAATTGATTCTTCCAATACACGTTCCTGTTCTAATAAAAAAGTAGATGGGGATACAATCTCTGCTTTAAGGGAATTGAGATACTTTCTAAAATTTCCATCACCTGCCATTCCTGCAAGGATTGCACCTGTTGCGATTCGCACATGGATTTGGGAAGTACCTTCGTAAATGGTATTGATCCTTGAATCAC
Encoded here:
- a CDS encoding EboA domain-containing protein; amino-acid sequence: MPTSYSSYFYPLLKKHTTESEIKWLDSIPKDNPNALMTAFVKAPRFLSKTIIQEDVEDQNLIPNLPGFQVNHWNLVRLSRVWFLGFLVTLSKDELIEKIETLFDTAELNELVALFSSLPILPYPQVWLPRATDAVRSNMGFVFDAIALHNPFPYQEFPELAWNQLVLKTIFNEKPIQMIYGLSERKNQNLSISLISFVKERWSAGREVPANVWQLLVPYLSEGELYLVETLFKSRREEDVLAASLICSQSELNSYQLLGTKHPKFLEEIKNGKWDWSKLGNNH
- a CDS encoding TatD family hydrolase, producing the protein MCEKKSDLTTNPSHFENQNKTKDTPTHMDLQWNDYKDKIKGFKFFDPHIHMVSRTTDDYQNMAQAGIVAVIEPAFWVGQPRTGLSSFKDYYSSLVGWERFRSSQFGIKHYCTIGLNSREANNERLAEEVMEILPLYIYKEGVVGVGEIGFDDQTELEEKYYRLQLELAKEAKLPVQIHTPHRDKKRGTERSMSIAIEHGLDPSWVIVDHNNEETVKSVLDQGFYAAFTIYPFTKMGNKRMVSIVEQYGAERIMINSSADWGISDPLAIPKTAALMVNRGIPHDVIRKVTYENAIEAFAKSGQIQVSDFESSTPSDPNEKFHGNSVLRGGQLPKWNQNSLYID
- the eboE gene encoding metabolite traffic protein EboE gives rise to the protein MKTKYGHITYCSNIHVGESWEDHFQELKNYLPKIKTQISPNEPFGIGLRLSNEASLNLSQKEILLEWKKWLKQESMYVISINGFPYGGFHSEVVKEGVYHPDWSTNERYEYTKRLFLLLNEMLPLGEEGGVSTPPLSYLYFESNETDFLKRKNKCNHFIIQTLVDLIRIKKKESRILHLDIEPEPDGFLGTFANLVHWYENELLPMALPILKKEFGFDQTIAIQNTKEHIRFCLDVCHLAVTHEMNDVLFSELKRTGIKVGRIQVSSALKVEFSGSIEEKLNLLKPFDEKKYLHQVVSVKRNGAILSYKDLGEAILNGAEMGEEWRIHFHVPIFLDSYGEFLSTQEELVTVLKIQKQSPFTNVLEIETYTWNVLPTPLQISLEASIVRELDWLQTMMSDKINDPK
- a CDS encoding TetR/AcrR family transcriptional regulator yields the protein MAFQKKIQKPKKSLSKELLIETSISFADKKGINSLSMRNLATLLGVEAMSLYNHIQNKDELLDGMVENCVKHFAFPKVGGNWRREMKKRANSVRKILLLHPWLTMLLVSRVNVGENLLQYFNDTLGCLVEAGFSYKQADQMIIAIDAHIYGFTLQELNFPFKIEEYSEKASEYLPMISKDQLPYFYQLTKAVATKKYNGKHNFEFGLDLILDGFNPDPKS
- the eboC gene encoding UbiA-like protein EboC (EboC, a homolog the polyprenyltransferase UbiA, belongs to system of proteins involved in the trafficking of precursor metabolites to an extracytoplasmic compartment so that the biosynthesis of certain natural products, such as scytonemin, can be completed.), encoding MNFKSYLILLRPANLVTAVADILAGMAIVSFPWVKGGSLLILASICLYAGGVVLNDYFDRNIDSIERPERPIPSGKVPSKHALYMGIFLFGMGLLFSFLYSEISFIISISIVVFVITYNRFAKHHLVLGPFVMGLCRGLNLVLGMTILKSIPLTFVSLSVLPIFYIAAITTISQNEVFGGGKIRFFIAGFLYLGVFCSQIIYSIYNHYFLYTFPFITLHSLILFPTLWRAIQNPSPTLIGKSVKTGVLTLILLNASFAAASGVIPIAILILFLLPLSFLIAKYFAVT
- a CDS encoding NAD(P)-dependent alcohol dehydrogenase → MTDLHCKLFLSEGVFPLRVITNRKYGPPEVLKLEEWEIPIPKENQVLIRIVNTSVNSADWRLRKPDPKLVRLFFGIFKPRSVVLGISYSGIVEAVGKKVTKFQIGDKVLGSPGMNMGTYAEYICVSEKSTITKFNSGISFAEGASLSFGGLTAIDFLQKCNVHTKQTILIYGASSAVGTSAIQIAKHFGAIVTTVCSKENIPLVKSLGADESIDYDQFFSLPDTNKYDIVFECVGKTTIDKNLKHLKEGGNLVLVGATFRQMWDAFCLSLFKRKKIHFGPIKETLENLNFLVSLANLGKYKTYIDRHYPLEEMVVAHHYVEAGHKKGNVVIDVTKG
- the trhA gene encoding PAQR family membrane homeostasis protein TrhA, giving the protein MKAKKAKAKQKPSPKKQKSTSKKLSNQKTISISNVNSKKNRTNPPPISETKSASEENLHSMKELIDSVHEYSIGHEIANAVTHGIGGGLSIAGLSLLLTMAVLYGDIWHVVSSAIYGATLIILYLASTLYHGIYHTATKKVFKVIDHASIYLLIAGTYTPFTLVSLRENSEWGWVLFGVIWILALIGVILLLLFPGKYSGLRVAVYIIMGWLAIFVMKDIRTAIGVGGMSWLVAGGLSYTFGVIFYLWDRLPMNHAIWHLFVLSGSICHFFAILFYVIPTVPK
- a CDS encoding alginate export family protein produces the protein MYRQFYKLIIGLFISTTLFFGTGEIEAQFITPVKKETPEPQNPPPAPPQVSPPQEPTKETPAVPEEPAEYVSPMKGNLSGEYFRSFQITNKQKKAIQENKSLWFADRFRVGFGLRPKADSLTNTDFDRSTADNRNTVTNQTQFYLVGDVSPNITFKLTFQDVRLWGGEITNGTAEQRLGVISNGGTTIDTTRQREVTLNNYTGFREAFLDLKTTNQMFRVRTGRQILDFGDGRILGARNDSLNGNSFDAVRTTLTIQKQTLDVFGAIVSSENNANSMVSNNSTRLNGPGNASYYGVHYGVKPWEWLGIEVYNFTLYKQRLKATNTTPYGSEIYYRDPDQLNTTGFRLTNRTKSNSLPKETGIDWMVEAAWQTGFNGERVSPDWINQNGALKTNKTTGALPPFSDPVRYKANIVAVQLGYTPVKEFRIGIQYVQASGDPNRNDGSVATYNPLFATRRMAGGAIPFAGNGNSGLVFWQNIKDYSIHIKYESPKWGTFIINPHWYYKTKLQDGYYENNNYVAGSKATGETASTEDFYNTEAYNPNRPKLGKHVATEINLIYIITPFENVSFWFGASSLYAGDAIRNQKNNPYQADPYHRYDFKPNASFFTFQTVFAI
- a CDS encoding 3-dehydroquinate synthase → MENRFKRLQSEFQVSYRYEVFFTKHLFALENLVLRNFFGLQEQKGSKKKVLVVVDDGILLHQKHFRESIQSYFESNVTSVQLVKNILTIPGGENSKNKNEFWELVSSGISEYGIDRHSYVMAIGGGAFLDMVGFATAVSHRGIRLLRVPTTVLSQNDSGVGVKNSINYFGKKNFLGTFAPPIAVFNDSSFLISLDDRDWRSGIAEAVKVSLIKEESFFRWIELNVNSLVNRNIDVMEQLVFDCARLHMEHIRSGDPFEFGSSRPLDFGHWFAHKLEYLSNFSIRHGEAVAVGIALDSIYSFLCGDLKESEYLRILRLLLGLGFTLNFPILLEKGKENLEIALEEFREHLGGKLTLLMLDEIGKPKEVYSMDISILMSAFDTLVNFR